Proteins co-encoded in one uncultured Bacteroides sp. genomic window:
- a CDS encoding FtsX-like permease family protein — translation MTQYIKLAWRNLWRNKRRTIITSASVFFGVVLSSFMRSGQEGSYDQYIRAIVNSYTSYIQIHKKGYWNDKVINNTFQLNQSIESVLNKNKNITLYSPRFETFCLASSEDFTKGVMVFGIDLQREDKITNISGKLKQGCYLKNGDDGIILSSVLAKFLKLNVNDTLVLIGQGYHGTSAAGKFPVRGIIKHPSPELDRSLVIMEIKKCQELFSASGLLTSMAIMVHDDDEVAETKNALLKNLPAGLEVMDWKEMNELLLKQIESDRGGGVIEIGILYLIIAFGIFGTIVMMMAEREKEFGVILALGMQKYKLMLVLVLETVFIGMLGAITGILTSIPVLGYYHYHPIPFTGQAAEMMLEMGFNPAMFFSLDPLIFLKQALTIFIFTLIIGIYPVLNIWRLEITNALHN, via the coding sequence ATGACACAGTATATAAAGTTGGCATGGCGGAACTTATGGCGGAATAAACGTAGAACGATTATCACTTCGGCTTCTGTGTTTTTCGGAGTGGTATTGTCATCGTTTATGAGATCCGGGCAGGAAGGTTCGTATGATCAGTACATTCGTGCGATTGTCAATTCTTATACGAGTTACATTCAGATTCACAAAAAAGGCTATTGGAACGATAAGGTTATTAATAATACGTTTCAGCTTAATCAGTCGATAGAATCTGTACTGAATAAAAATAAAAATATCACCCTTTATTCTCCCCGTTTTGAAACATTTTGTCTGGCCTCTTCTGAGGATTTTACGAAAGGGGTAATGGTTTTCGGTATTGATCTGCAAAGGGAGGATAAAATAACCAATATTTCCGGAAAGTTAAAACAGGGCTGCTATCTTAAAAATGGTGATGATGGAATTATACTGAGCAGTGTGTTGGCTAAGTTCTTGAAACTGAATGTAAACGATACCTTGGTTTTGATAGGGCAGGGGTATCATGGTACAAGTGCTGCGGGAAAATTTCCAGTTCGTGGCATTATCAAACATCCCTCTCCTGAACTCGACAGATCACTGGTGATAATGGAAATCAAAAAATGCCAGGAGCTGTTTTCTGCTTCCGGTTTGCTGACTTCAATGGCAATAATGGTACATGACGACGATGAGGTAGCTGAAACAAAAAATGCTCTTTTGAAAAATCTGCCGGCCGGTCTGGAAGTGATGGATTGGAAGGAGATGAATGAGTTGCTGCTGAAACAAATTGAAAGTGACCGTGGCGGTGGAGTAATTGAGATAGGCATTTTGTACCTGATTATCGCATTTGGAATTTTTGGAACGATAGTGATGATGATGGCTGAGCGAGAAAAAGAGTTTGGAGTGATATTGGCCTTAGGAATGCAAAAATATAAATTAATGCTGGTGCTAGTGCTTGAGACTGTTTTTATAGGCATGCTCGGGGCAATAACCGGTATTCTTACAAGTATTCCTGTTTTGGGCTACTATCATTATCATCCTATCCCGTTTACCGGACAAGCTGCTGAGATGATGCTGGAAATGGGATTTAATCCGGCCATGTTCTTTTCGCTGGATCCATTGATCTTTTTAAAACAGGCACTGACCATTTTTATATTCACACTCATTATCGGGATTTATCCTGTATTGAATATCTGGAGATTAGAGATAACAAACGCATTACATAACTAA
- a CDS encoding ABC transporter permease, with amino-acid sequence MLGNLSWKNIWRNKLRSSTVIAAVALGVFAGVFMIALMNGMIDSRLQAIIHTEISSIQIHNPEFLANSDFSRRIPDADKVVQRVNEMDHVISVSKRLVITSMIASAKANTGVKILGVTPDMERKVTNICDKMIEGSYFNSNKKNAIVIGKKLAEKLKIGLNKKVVITLQDANMNITGGAFRVVGIYETDNSLFDESTVYVRYNDLCALTGLNTTEVHEIAVMIDKDSNSGLIRNVLKFNFPELDIQDWTQLSPEAGYLISAMNQYLYIFVLVIMLALCFGIVNTMLMAVLERVKELGMLMAIGMNKIRIFFMLMLETLYLSITGGFIGIILGYFLCRYLGKTGLNLYFWEEAYKSIGYSSVIYPEIDLNMIAFTALMVVLTGIFSTLYPAYKALKLNPADATRTK; translated from the coding sequence ATGCTTGGGAATTTATCCTGGAAAAATATCTGGAGAAATAAATTGCGGAGTTCCACCGTGATTGCTGCTGTTGCTTTGGGTGTCTTTGCCGGAGTATTTATGATTGCTTTAATGAATGGAATGATTGATAGCCGCTTACAAGCCATTATTCATACTGAAATTTCTTCCATCCAAATACACAATCCTGAATTTCTGGCCAACAGTGATTTTTCACGTCGTATACCTGATGCAGATAAAGTTGTGCAACGAGTGAATGAAATGGACCATGTAATCAGTGTAAGTAAGCGTTTGGTTATCACCTCAATGATTGCTTCGGCCAAAGCGAATACCGGAGTAAAGATTCTGGGTGTAACACCCGATATGGAACGGAAAGTGACAAACATTTGTGATAAAATGATTGAAGGCAGCTATTTTAACAGTAACAAAAAGAATGCAATAGTTATTGGCAAAAAGCTGGCTGAGAAACTAAAAATTGGTCTGAATAAAAAGGTGGTTATCACTTTGCAGGATGCTAATATGAATATAACCGGGGGTGCTTTTAGGGTAGTGGGTATCTACGAAACCGATAACTCTTTGTTTGATGAATCAACTGTCTATGTTAGATACAACGACTTATGTGCTTTGACGGGATTGAATACAACTGAAGTTCATGAAATTGCTGTTATGATTGATAAAGACAGCAATTCCGGACTTATAAGAAATGTGCTGAAATTCAATTTTCCGGAACTGGATATTCAGGATTGGACACAACTGAGTCCTGAAGCAGGCTATTTGATTAGTGCCATGAATCAGTATTTATATATTTTCGTTCTTGTTATTATGTTGGCATTGTGCTTCGGGATAGTTAATACAATGCTCATGGCAGTGCTCGAAAGGGTAAAAGAATTGGGAATGTTGATGGCGATTGGTATGAATAAAATCAGGATTTTCTTTATGCTCATGCTCGAAACGTTATATCTTTCAATTACTGGAGGATTTATCGGTATTATCTTAGGTTATTTCCTGTGTAGATATCTCGGAAAAACCGGCTTGAATCTTTATTTCTGGGAGGAAGCTTATAAGAGTATTGGATATTCTTCGGTGATTTATCCGGAAATTGATTTGAATATGATTGCTTTTACAGCTTTAATGGTTGTTCTTACAGGTATATTCTCTACCTTATATCCTGCATATAAAGCCTTAAAATTAAATCCGGCAGATGCCACACGAACAAAATAA